The DNA segment TCAAACAGACACGAACAAACAAGTAAATATTCGTTTGGCTAAACAAGGTGATTTTCTGGCATTTTCATCAGTCTTTGGAAAAAACACATATTTATATTCTGCCATTTCTCTTAAAGATTCAACCATATGTATGATTGACAAAGAAGCTTTAAAGAAATTATTAATAAAGAATCCGGGATTTGCCATGCAGATTAATTCCAAAAATTGCCATAACGAAGATCGCTACCTCAACATCATCCATAATATTTCCCACAAACAAATGAGAGGTAAATTAGCTTCCGCTTTAATATATCTATCTTCCAACGAATTCAAGGATGAAAATGTTTTTGAATACTTAACGCGCCAGAACATTGCAGACTTCGCTTCCATCAGTGTTGAAAGTGCAGTGAAGTTCATCAAAGAGTTTGAAAAAGAAGGCATGTTAAAATTGGAAGGAAAAAACATTCAAATAACGAACATCAACAAATTACAAAACATTGAATTAAGAGGCTAAGAAGCAACTCCTTTCACAAAAATAATAGCTTAAAAATCATTAAGAAGAAGCAGTGCACCACAAAGATAAACTGAAACTAATTAACTAATAAATTAGCAACCAATACCTTCATTAATAAAAGAAGTCTGGAATGCCCCATGAAGATATATAGCTTTTAATGGGAAACGATGGGAATAATCTTCAATATTTTACCTGGATTTTCAATCGCCACATAAATATAGCCATCGGGGCTCATTTCTACATTTCGCACACGGCCAACTCCTTCCAGCAGTTTTTCCTGCTTCACTACTTGTTTACCATGTAACACAACTCGATGTAAATACTCAAAACGAAGGGAACCTGTTAATATATTATTTTTCCAATTGGGATAACGATCCCCTTTCACAAAGGTCATACCACAGGGAGCAATGGAAGGAACCCAATACAACAGGGGCTGTTCCATACCTACCGTGGCTGTATCCTTGGTAAAAGTCGTTCCATTATAATTGATACCAAACGAAATCACCGGCCATCCGTAATTCTTGGCCGCTTCAATAATATTTATCTCATCACCTCCTTTGGGGCCGTGTTCATCTGACCACATTTCTCCGGTTACAGGATGCATGCACACACCTTGCGGATTACGATGACCATAAGAATAAATAGAAGGCATAGCGCCTTTCTTACCAACAAAAGGATTTTCTGGAGGTATACTCCCGTCATCATTTATACGATGAATCTTTCCACAATGATTATCCAGCGATTGGGGATTACGATCCCGGTTGCCACGATCGCCCACCGAAATGTACAAATAGCCCTCTCTATCAAATTCCAACTTACTACCATAGTGATGGCGCTTATTGGTCTCAGGCATGGCTTTGAAAATACGTTGTTTATCAACCAATGCATTCCCCTTCAGCCGAGCCCGCATCACTGCAGTGTTGGCCAGGTTATTGTTTTGCTCATTGGGTGAGGAGTATGAAAAATACAACCAACCATTTTTTGCATAGTCGGGATGAAGTTCAATATCTAGTAAGCCCCCTTGTCCTTCTGCTATAATAGGAGGCAAACCTGTTATTTGCTGCAATTTACCATGAGTGGTAAAACGTAATAATTCTCCTTTTCTTTCGGTGATCAACAAATCGCCATTGGGCAAAAACTCAAGTCCCCAAGGAACATCTAATCCATCCACAACAGTATCCACCCTGAACTTCATATCTTCACTTTGCTCCACTCCCTCCTCATGCACCGTAATAAGGTCAGTATTTACTAGAGGCTTCATATCCATTTTTAAGATATAATCAACTAGGTCATATATAGTTGTATCTGTCAATCCTTCAGCAAAGGCAGGCATTCCATAGGCTACTCGTCCATATTTTATACTTTTAAAAAGCTCGTCTCTTCCCTTCCCCCAAAGCCATGTTCGCTCAACAAAAGAAGATTTACCATCATTATGACATCCCAAACAAAAGTTTTGAAAATGAGACTCGGCATTGGTGCCTGACTGAAAACCACGCTTAGTATCATTCTGGGTTTGGCAGGACACCCACAAATGAAAAGCAACCACCATAACAAAAAGAAATATATGCTTCATATTTACGAATACTATTTACTCAATAAAACGATCTCATCATGCCTGTTGGGGGTATAAAACACCCTCACAAATTCTGCTTCCGCCATGGCTTTAAGCCACAAATTTAAATCATTCTCCTGTGTGTTCCATTATTCTCATGACTCGCCTCTATTCACCATAGCGATGCCATGCCTCTTTATACAAGTACTTGACTGTTTGCACTTTTAATCCTCACAACGAAGTTCTAGTACATCATTAAAGCCTAAAAGATATAACACACAAAAACACGAATTGTTTGTAAACACAACAAGAACCATATTTGGATATTATAAATATCACTCTTGTCATGATGTAGATACTCATACACCAATATGAAACCAACGAAACAGTTTTACTTTATTTCTACGAAACTAGTCTCCATATTCTTGCCTGCATAAGGCGCCAATTCAACGGTAAAATGTCTTAATATAGGAGCTTCATTTACAATTCGATAACCAGATTTAATCTTTTTCCTCCTATCATACACATTTTTAAGAGCTACTGCGATCACATCCATATGATTATTGGTATATACCCTGCGGGGAATGGCCAAACGTAAGAGCTCCAGTTTTGGATATCTATTTTCGTGCGTAACAGGATCTCGGTCTGCCAATAGTGTTCCTATCTCCACACCTCTCACCCCGGCTTCTTTATATAACTCTACAGCTAAGGTTTGTGCTACAAATTGATCCACTGGTATTTGCGGCAAAAATCGTCTAGCATCCACAAATATGGCATGACCTCCAAATGGCTCCTGTACAGGCACACCAAACTCTTTTAGTCGTTGACCTAAATAGGCCACCTGTTTAATGCGGGTCTCCAGGTAGTCAAATTCAGTTCCCTCATCAAGCCCCTGAGCCAAAGCATTCATATCACGCCCCGACATGCCACCATAGGTAATGTATCCTTCGTAAATAATATTAAACTGTGCAGCTTTTTTGAACAGTTCTTCCTCCCGTAAAGCAATAAATCCACCCATATTCACAATAGCATCCTTCTTACTGCTCATAGTCATTCCATCAGCATAGGTAAACATCTCTGCTACAATCTCTTTGATGGTTCTATGGACATATCCCTTCTCACGGGTTTTAATAAAATAAGCATTCTCTGCAAAGCGAGCCGAATCAAAAAGCACTCGAACACCATACTTTTTACTTAATTCATAAACATCACGTAAGTTTTGCATAGATACAGGTTGTCCTCCTGAAGAATTACAGGTAACCGTAACAATAACGCATGGTATTTGCTCCGCAGGATATTTCAGGTAAATTGACTCCAGCTTATTTAAGTCCACATTGCCTTTAAAAGGATGCTGAAGTGTAGTATCAAATGCTTCGTCAATGGAACAATCAACAGCCCTTGCTTTGCGAAACTCAATGTGCCCCTTTGTGGTATCAAAATGAGTATTTCCTGGTATGATGTCACCTTCTGAGATAAGCGCAGAAAACAAAACATTTTCGGCAGCGCGTCCTTGATGTGTGGGTAAAAAATAATCAAACCCCAATATATTTTTTATGGCCTGTTTCATATTATAATAAGAAGTAGCACCAGCATAACTCTCATCGCCCAACATCATACAAGCCCACTGACGGTCGCTCATGGCTCCCGTTCCACTATCAGTTAACAAGTCAATAAAAACCTGATTGCTCTTCAAATTAAACAGATTATAAGCTGCGTTTTTAATCCAACGTTCCCTTTCTTCTCTGGTACTTTTTCGGATGGGTTCAACCATCTTTATTTTATAAGATTCTGAAAAAGGTAATTCCATGACTAATTTTATTTATGATGAAAAAAAATGGTATTTAGCCTTTGCAAGAAAACTCCAAATACTGCGTTATTCTCATTTTTGAAACAGTCATTTACAATCAGTAAACTCCTTGGTTTCAAAAATATCGAAAGCCTTGTCTTTGAAGCTTTTTTATCAAAGACAAAAAAAAACAGTTGTTTTCTTGCAGCCACTATTTATGAGCCACAGCAATATCTATTGCGTAACATATGCCGAAAACATGATTGTGAACCGTGAAAAGACTTGGTACGGGTGACTCCTAATTTTTAACCTTTAGTGACCTGGAATTCGTCTCGTCGTTTAACATTTAGGAACAAACGAAAGGATAGAAATGATATGAGATCGAGATTCTTATGCATACTCAAAGTAAAAGCAATAGTCCAAATTTAAAAAATTTAACCATAAACTACACCTATTATTTGTCATGTTACTATGCTCATTGTAATAATTCATAAAAATCTCGTCTACACAAAATATACATTCATCAACAAAACTAATTCACTAACATATTCCACAAAAATATCATCAATATAACAAAACTATTTTTATAAGCCATTTAAACAGGTGGTTCCAAACTCACCAAACTACTCTACATAAACAACATACAACAATAAACACATCATCTATTCTTTACAAAACATCATGAATCATAACACCCTACTTCCATATCTCACTTCTTTCACTCCCTCAAAAACACACATGTTTACTGCAACCTTCGTTTCATTTATTCGAATACAATGTTCAAATACCTAACAAAATTCGTATAAAACTTACTCAAAGAACTATGAAGAGAAGACAGTTGATGGTAGGAATAATGATGATAATGTCACTAACCATCCATGGTCAACAGTCCATGTTTAAGGCACTGTTTATGTTTAACTTTGCTAAATACATCGTATGGCCAGACCAGGCAAAGCAAAACGAGTTTATTATCGGTGTATCCGGAAACGATGCCATTATTTCGGAATTGAACAAACTAGCAGCAATCAGAAAAATTAATGGCAAGCCCATTGTAATCAAAAAGGTGAAATCACCATCCGAAGCTCCCAATGCAAATATGTATTACATTCCCGCCTCTAACTCAGGAAAATTATCTGAGGTTACGACTTATTTCGCGGGTAAGCCTACGCTAATTATTACCAACAAAGATAACTTATGTAAAAAAGGTGCTTGCATCAACTACGTCAACCGTAATGGCAAGCTGAAATATGAAGTAAACCAAGCCAACATCAAATCACACCAACTGAATGTAGATCCTAAACTTATCGCGCTCGGTATCGAAATAAAATAAATTAAACACACATGTTACTACGAAAATATATATCACTCATTTTATGGATGGCCGTTACCATCTCCGTATATGCACAAGAAAACAAAATAGACATCCATAGTATTAGCCGAGAACAAGTACTAGAGATGAAAATAGAGGAACTAGCGCTATACGATTTAGACGAACTTTCCCAATTAATGGATATAGTCGGAGCCTCCAGTCTGGATGAATTATATGACTTACTATTAAACAAAGAGGTTACCTCTGCTTCTAAAACAGAAGAAAATCTATTTGATTCACCCTTATCTACCACTGTTTTAAGTCACGACCAAATAATTGCATCCGGAGCCACCTGTATTGAAGAAGCGCTGCGCCTGGTTCCTGGAGTTATCGTTCGAGAAAAAACCAATGGTAACTACGACGTTCACATTCGAGGTAACGACAACCTTCCTTCTAAAAACATGCTATTATATTCTGAAAATATGAATACCTTGGTTATGATAAATGGCCGCCCGGTATTTAATTATTCACATGGCGGTACAATATGGGAGACTCTACCAATAGGCTTTGAAGATATAGATCGAATAGAGGTTATACGCGGCCCTTCCAGTGCTTTATATGGTCCTAATGCTGTTTCTGGTGTCATCAATATTATCACACAAATGATAACTTCTGAAACACCGCTTATTTCAGGCAACTTTCAAGGTGGCTCTTTAAGCTCATACATTGGTGATATAGCCTTTAGAAAAAAAATAAACAAAAAATGGAGTATAGGAGTCACTGGCAATTACGAAATACGCAAACGAGAAAGAGACGATTTATTTATATATAACGGAGAAGATGATAACGGAAATCTTTTATATACTTTAGATGGTAAACCCACCGGATCCGGCTACTATACCAAAGATGAAATCAGTAAAATGTATAAAGGGCAATACCAACTATGGGCTCCTTATATGGTGGGCAAGCAAACCTACGACATAAACACCTCATTTCCTAACCCTCAACAATCAAAAGAACGCATTGGGGTAAATGGATATCTGCATTATGCACCAAATAAATACACAACAATACAGCTTTCTGCAGGCTCACAAGAGTCAGAAGCATTGTCCTCAACAATGGGCGATGTACCTACACCCTACTCCACAAAAAAAGCAGCTACCCAATACATAAATTTACATACTACTGTAAAAAACTTTTCATTACAAGCCAATTTCAACACCGGAACCATAGATTACATGACTGGAAATGAAGGATTTGAACTTGACAACAAACAATACAATATTCAAGCTGAATACAATTTTAAAATAGGCGGTTTAGATATACGTCCTGGCGTAAGCTATCAAGCCATGACCTATGATGATTCTCCGCATATTTCAGAAAATGGAAAAGGTTATTTAAATGGGGAAAGCACCATCGATATTCTAGCTGGCAGTATGCGACTCGATTACAAACCAACTGACAAATTACGTTTTGTTTCCGCCTTGCGTGCCGAAAAATATAACCACCCTGACGATATTTATGCTTCTTGGCAATTTGTAGCTTCCTACAAAATAAACGATCACAACCTATTAAGAGCTGTATATTCAAGGGCAAACCAGTCGTCATTTATCGTAAACACCTATTCAAACTACACATGGAATATAGTCAATCGCCCTTATCCCCGGGTGATGCAATTTGGAGGAGAAATCAATGATTATGACCTTAAAACCATGGATATGTTTGAATTGGGTTACAGACTAAGGCCTGTAAAAAACATATTGTTGGATTTCGAGGCCTTTTATCATGTATCAAAAGACTTCGGTGCCTTAGCACCCGATTACACCGACTACGTCGTATATAATCCTTTGCAGGCTATCATGGGGCAAGAAGCCATAGGACGTCCCGATTCAGTACATATTCAATACCAAAACTATGATCTAAAATCGAAGCAGCTAGGACTCAGTATAAATATGGATTGGGTAATTAATGAGAAATTAGTAGTAAATGCTAACTTAACACTTCAACAAACCCACCTTGACCATTATCAGCCTGCCAGCAGAGACGATATTATTTTACATCAAGCCACGGTAGCTGGAGCTAAGGTACAAACTGCACTGGAAGAAATTGGTAGTCAACTATTGTCAGGAGAAATCACACCAGAACAGGTTCCAACCTTTGTGAAAGCATCTTCTACCTCATTACCTGAAAATAACATCAATAATTATCAGTACAAGGGCACTCCTTCGTATTTTGGTGGATTTTCAATTACATATCGCCCCACTAAAAAAATAGAATTTTTTCCTCAGGCATATTTTTATGGTAAACAAACGTTCGAAAACCAATACTATGCCGAAGAAATTGATGGTAAAATATTACTAAACCTAAAAGCGTCTTACAAAACCTCAAATCATTTAACTCTCTATATAAATGGAAAAAATTTATTAAGCCAACAATCAAGAGAATTTGCCTTTATGGACCAAATACCTGTGATGATTTTAGCAGGGATTCAGTTCAAATTGTAACCTGAATGACGTATAAGAACCTCGTCATGAGGATCAAAAGTGACTACAAGCCAGAACTTGCTGGCATGAAGCATAACACCTCTTTATTAAATTGGAACACGTTAGTCCACAACTTGATGGGCAGCCATTTTAATGCGTAATATATTTTTTAATAACTCTTGGAGTTTTAAAGAAAAAAAAACATCTACATAATTTTACTCCACAAGGGCTGTCTCTAGACTAAAGAGGCAGCCTTTATGCATTAACTCGCTTTTTAAAGATTTGGCCTAACACTTGTAATATTTATATATACATCAGGATCAAAAATAACTTTAAACACTAACTATCAATATAATACAATAAATACAACCTATTTGAACCCTACATAATGGTAATAAATAGGCTAATTTATTTACATATTGGTAACATATACCGAAGTAAATGACGAACCTGAAACCAATCTTTGCAAAAAGTATTACACTTGGCAATGATTGAATTCTCTTGTGACACACAAATGACCATTAAAATAATTACAAATGAAAGCATGTATCCCAATTATGGGCAACAATACCCTTCAGAAGGAACGCGTTGCCAACGATTTTTACAAAGCACAACATTATTGCATTTATGATTTTGACACAGACGCCTCCGTCATCTATTCCTTGTCGGATACCAATACCATATACATGTCCCTCAGTGAAATAAAAAAACAAGGCATTCAAATCATCATCACCCCTAACTTACGACCTATGGCTGCCAAAATTTTATTTGAAAATGAAATAGAAGTATACAAGGCTGTTGGAAATGTAACAAAAGAAAATATTGACCATTACAAAAGAGGCTTACTACAGGATTTCACCGAAACTATGATTGAAAGCAAAAAAGACTGCGCTTCTCAATCTTGCGCTTCCTGTTCTTCATCAGACAGCTGTCATTAGTTGATTATTCATAGGGACTCCTGATCAAATATAAATTTTTATTGGTGGTTGGGTACTCAAATGCGGATTACTCATTTATTGAGAATTACGAAATATGGTTATGGAAAAATTGCATCCCTCTATGTTTTTACATGAATATGTTTTCAAGATTGAACTGTCCTCATATGTTCTTTTTATTCGGGAAGGTTTATTTTTAAAGGCCCTCATGACAACTCCGTCATGAGAATTAAAAGTACAATCAATCAATAACTTGTTGAAATGAGGCATAGCACCAGCTATGGTGAATTAAAGAAAAGTAACGAAGTGATCTCGAATGACACCATAAAAAAAAGGCCATCTCATCAGAGACAGCCTTTTATATATTTTATACGCTATTAGGACTAACCTAAATACGATTTCAACAATTTACTTCTGGAAGTATGTCTCAATCTACGAATCGCTTTTTCTTTTATTTGTCGAACCCTTTCACGTGTTAAACCGAAGCGTTCACCTATCTCTTCCAAGGTCATTTCTTGTGTTTGAATACCGAAGAACAGTTTAATAATATCCGATTCACGCTCAGTCAAAGTAGCTAAAGCTCTTTCAATCTCACGTGCCAAGGACTCATTAATCAAAGTTTTATCAGCATTCGGAGAATCACCGTTCACCAAAACATCCAGCAAGCTATTATCCTCACCTTCCACAAATGGGGCATCCACAGATATATGCCGACCAGATACTCGCAAGGTATCTGCCACCTTATCAACGGGCAACTCTAACTTATCCGCCAACTCCTCAGGAGATGGCTTACGTTCATTTTCCTGCTCGAATTTAGAATAGGCCTTATTGATTTTATTCAAAGAACCAACCTGATTCAAGGGTAGACGCACAATCCGGGACTGTTCGGCCAAAGCCTGTAGTATGGACTGACGAATCCACCACACCGCATAGGAAATAAACTTAAACCCACGCGTTTCATCAAATTTTTCAGCTGCTTTTATCAAACCAAGATTACCTTCATTGATCAAATCAGGAAGACTCAACCCTTGATTTTGATATTGCTTAGCAACCGAAACAACAAAACGCAAGTTAGCCCTTGTCAGCTTCTCCAAGGCTATTTGATCACCTTTTTTAATTCGCTGAGCCAATTCTACTTCTTCCTCTACGGTTATCAATTCCTCACGACCGATTTCCTGAAGATATTTATCTAAAGAAGCACTCTCGCGGTTAGTAATTGATTTTGTTATCTTAAGTTGTCTCATATCCTATATGCAAAATGTGGCGCAAAATTATACTTTTTTAATCTAATATCCAATTATTATACAAAAGAGTGAGACAAATTAAACGAATACTAATCCTGTAGATTAATAGCGTAATAGGCAACTTGTCCGTTTGGATAAACTCCTGTGATAAACAAACCTCCATCGGTAGATGCAATCACATTTTTCAAATCCTTCACACTGCTTATGGGTTCTCGATTGGCCTTTAAAATGATAAACTCTTCACCTACACCACTTTGTTTTAATTTACCGGTTTTAAGTTTAACAATTTTCATACCATAATCTATTCCTAACTTTGCCTTTTCCTGATCTGTTAATTTACGCAACTCCGCACCTAACAAATCGGATATTCCTTCTTTCTCTTTCACTAAGTCAGTAGAACCATAACTATTACGTAAAACTACGGTAAATTGTTTTCTTTTTCCACCCCTTTTTACAACTAAATGCACTTTATCTCCAGGACGGTGCTGACTCACTTGCTCAATTAGTTCAGAATTTGTATTAACTTTCACATCATCTATACTAATTATCACATCTCCTTCCTTAACACCAGCGGCATCTGCACCGCCATTCACAGTAACAGCACTCACATACACACCTTCCACTTTGTCCAGGTCATATTGTTCTGCAATCTCTGCAGTAACACCTACTATCTGCACGCCAATAAAGGCACGTTGCACTTCTCCAAACTCCATAAGGTCGGCCACTACTTTTTGAGCTATACCCACAGGAACGGCAAAGGAATAACCAGCATAAGAACCCGTTTGCGAAGCAATGGCGGTATTAATACCAATCAGCTCACCGCGTGTATTAACCAAAGCCCCTCCACTATTTCCAGGATTTACAGCCGCATCCGTTTGAATAAAAGACTCAATACCCATTGGTTGATTTCTGTTGGCCAGAATATTGATGCTTCTGGACTTAGCACTCACAATACCAGCTGTTACTGTAGAAGTTAGGTTAAATGGATTACCAACTGCTAACACCCATTCTCCAATCCTAAGATCATCTGAGCTTCCATAAGTCAAAAACACAAGTCCCTTTTCTTCAATTTTCAAAAGAGCAATATCGGTCGTTGGATCCGTGCCCACCAGGGTAGCTGTATAAGAGCGCCTGTCATTAAGTATCACTTCTATTTCATCTGCATTATCTATCACGTGGTTATTGGTAATAATATAACCATCTTCAGATATAATTACACCCGAACCAGATCCCATAACAGGACTTCTATCCGGCATTGTTCCACCCCTTGGTCCAAAAAAGAAATCATAAAACGGATTATTTTGTGAATATCCGTTACCGGAAACATTCGCTTTGGTCATCACGTGAACCACAGCTTCCACAGACTTCTCAGCAGCTACCGTAAAATCGGGCACCCCCACAGGCGCGGCAACTCCCATGGAAGCATATCGGGCAGCCGGTACCACAGGCCGCTCAACAGCAACGATCTCTTGATCAGGTTTCACAAATAACACAAACGCATACACCCCAACAATTCCACCGAGTACAGCTGTCAGGAACACAAAAAATATTCTTTTAACATTCATAACGTATAATTTTAAATTTACATGTCCGTAAGACATCTTATTATTATTTACCTTTTTATCCGATTCATGATCAGATTGTCATTTTTTATGACCATTGATAAAGTTTAACCATATCAGACGAGCCATGAGTAATATTTCACACACAGAGGGGTGATTAATTCTGGCGAGCTCCAAATGACCCTTGATAGATAAACTTTAAACATATGAAAATCACGGTTCAAAAATGGCAAATTATATGCCCTTATTATGCCAGAATAAGTACCTTAACCTAATTTTAACTGATTTTTCGTTAACTTTGTTCATCTTTTTTCAGACAGGTATCATTTAAAAGAATCTAATTATCAAATACTTTGAATATAAACATAATGCAAATTGAATTTTATAAATACCAGGGCACAGGCAACGATTTTGTGATTATCGACAATAGAGATGGAAATTTTGACAGCAAAAACATTGATCTTGTCAGTTATTTATGCAACCGAAGAATGGGTATTGGTGCCGACGGACTCATGCTACTTGAAAAACACAAAGCAGAAGAAGTCGCATTTACCATGCGTTACTACAACAGCGATGGAAAGGAAGCTTCTATGTGTGGAAATGGTGGAAGATGCATAGCGGCCTTCGCCGTAAAAGTAGGCGCTGCAGATCCGTCAAAACCCTTCTATTTTGAAGCCGTTGATGGCATGCACATTGCCAAATACAACAATGGCATTGTTAGTCTGCAAATGACAGATGTTAAAACCATTGACATCAATGATGGATACTACTTCTTAGATACTGGTTCTCCCCATTACGTGGCCCACAAATCCAATATAGACACCCTTGACATTGTAAAGATAGGCAGACAAATAAGGCATTCAGATACTTTTAAACCTGCTGGCACCAACGTTAATATAGTAGAAGAAATTGCACCTGATCACATAAAAGTAAGAACCTATGAAAGGGGTGTTGAGGACGAAACCTATTCGTGTGGAACCGGAGTGGTTGCGTCGGCAATCAGCACTTTCACAAAAAACAATGAGTGCCGCGACTTCAATATAGACGTGAAAGGCGGAAGGCTACAGGTATGGTTTGAAGGTGACACAGCTGGTGGATTTAAGAACATCTGGCTTACAGGCCCTGCCACTTTTGTCTATAAAGGCAATATCACTGTATAGCAAGAACCTGCGAGCCGATGGTCACTGTCTCATATATATAAGCATGACTATCTGCCCGCTTCCATCTTACCTCCTTATACCTCTCCTATTGAGTTCTCTGCGATATCTAGCAGCATTTGCATTATGT comes from the Saccharicrinis fermentans DSM 9555 = JCM 21142 genome and includes:
- a CDS encoding Crp/Fnr family transcriptional regulator, producing MEKHNQNNTVDLENTSACFQSLEAEDLQIINKNKTQLSFFKDETIFKQGAFATHVLFVNKGLVRIYLQTDTNKQVNIRLAKQGDFLAFSSVFGKNTYLYSAISLKDSTICMIDKEALKKLLIKNPGFAMQINSKNCHNEDRYLNIIHNISHKQMRGKLASALIYLSSNEFKDENVFEYLTRQNIADFASISVESAVKFIKEFEKEGMLKLEGKNIQITNINKLQNIELRG
- a CDS encoding PQQ-dependent sugar dehydrogenase encodes the protein MKHIFLFVMVVAFHLWVSCQTQNDTKRGFQSGTNAESHFQNFCLGCHNDGKSSFVERTWLWGKGRDELFKSIKYGRVAYGMPAFAEGLTDTTIYDLVDYILKMDMKPLVNTDLITVHEEGVEQSEDMKFRVDTVVDGLDVPWGLEFLPNGDLLITERKGELLRFTTHGKLQQITGLPPIIAEGQGGLLDIELHPDYAKNGWLYFSYSSPNEQNNNLANTAVMRARLKGNALVDKQRIFKAMPETNKRHHYGSKLEFDREGYLYISVGDRGNRDRNPQSLDNHCGKIHRINDDGSIPPENPFVGKKGAMPSIYSYGHRNPQGVCMHPVTGEMWSDEHGPKGGDEINIIEAAKNYGWPVISFGINYNGTTFTKDTATVGMEQPLLYWVPSIAPCGMTFVKGDRYPNWKNNILTGSLRFEYLHRVVLHGKQVVKQEKLLEGVGRVRNVEMSPDGYIYVAIENPGKILKIIPIVSH
- a CDS encoding tryptophanase; its protein translation is MELPFSESYKIKMVEPIRKSTREERERWIKNAAYNLFNLKSNQVFIDLLTDSGTGAMSDRQWACMMLGDESYAGATSYYNMKQAIKNILGFDYFLPTHQGRAAENVLFSALISEGDIIPGNTHFDTTKGHIEFRKARAVDCSIDEAFDTTLQHPFKGNVDLNKLESIYLKYPAEQIPCVIVTVTCNSSGGQPVSMQNLRDVYELSKKYGVRVLFDSARFAENAYFIKTREKGYVHRTIKEIVAEMFTYADGMTMSSKKDAIVNMGGFIALREEELFKKAAQFNIIYEGYITYGGMSGRDMNALAQGLDEGTEFDYLETRIKQVAYLGQRLKEFGVPVQEPFGGHAIFVDARRFLPQIPVDQFVAQTLAVELYKEAGVRGVEIGTLLADRDPVTHENRYPKLELLRLAIPRRVYTNNHMDVIAVALKNVYDRRKKIKSGYRIVNEAPILRHFTVELAPYAGKNMETSFVEIK
- a CDS encoding YfiR family protein — encoded protein: MKRRQLMVGIMMIMSLTIHGQQSMFKALFMFNFAKYIVWPDQAKQNEFIIGVSGNDAIISELNKLAAIRKINGKPIVIKKVKSPSEAPNANMYYIPASNSGKLSEVTTYFAGKPTLIITNKDNLCKKGACINYVNRNGKLKYEVNQANIKSHQLNVDPKLIALGIEIK
- a CDS encoding TonB-dependent receptor plug domain-containing protein, which gives rise to MLLRKYISLILWMAVTISVYAQENKIDIHSISREQVLEMKIEELALYDLDELSQLMDIVGASSLDELYDLLLNKEVTSASKTEENLFDSPLSTTVLSHDQIIASGATCIEEALRLVPGVIVREKTNGNYDVHIRGNDNLPSKNMLLYSENMNTLVMINGRPVFNYSHGGTIWETLPIGFEDIDRIEVIRGPSSALYGPNAVSGVINIITQMITSETPLISGNFQGGSLSSYIGDIAFRKKINKKWSIGVTGNYEIRKRERDDLFIYNGEDDNGNLLYTLDGKPTGSGYYTKDEISKMYKGQYQLWAPYMVGKQTYDINTSFPNPQQSKERIGVNGYLHYAPNKYTTIQLSAGSQESEALSSTMGDVPTPYSTKKAATQYINLHTTVKNFSLQANFNTGTIDYMTGNEGFELDNKQYNIQAEYNFKIGGLDIRPGVSYQAMTYDDSPHISENGKGYLNGESTIDILAGSMRLDYKPTDKLRFVSALRAEKYNHPDDIYASWQFVASYKINDHNLLRAVYSRANQSSFIVNTYSNYTWNIVNRPYPRVMQFGGEINDYDLKTMDMFELGYRLRPVKNILLDFEAFYHVSKDFGALAPDYTDYVVYNPLQAIMGQEAIGRPDSVHIQYQNYDLKSKQLGLSINMDWVINEKLVVNANLTLQQTHLDHYQPASRDDIILHQATVAGAKVQTALEEIGSQLLSGEITPEQVPTFVKASSTSLPENNINNYQYKGTPSYFGGFSITYRPTKKIEFFPQAYFYGKQTFENQYYAEEIDGKILLNLKASYKTSNHLTLYINGKNLLSQQSREFAFMDQIPVMILAGIQFKL
- a CDS encoding sigma-70 family RNA polymerase sigma factor, which codes for MRQLKITKSITNRESASLDKYLQEIGREELITVEEEVELAQRIKKGDQIALEKLTRANLRFVVSVAKQYQNQGLSLPDLINEGNLGLIKAAEKFDETRGFKFISYAVWWIRQSILQALAEQSRIVRLPLNQVGSLNKINKAYSKFEQENERKPSPEELADKLELPVDKVADTLRVSGRHISVDAPFVEGEDNSLLDVLVNGDSPNADKTLINESLAREIERALATLTERESDIIKLFFGIQTQEMTLEEIGERFGLTRERVRQIKEKAIRRLRHTSRSKLLKSYLG
- a CDS encoding Do family serine endopeptidase — encoded protein: MNVKRIFFVFLTAVLGGIVGVYAFVLFVKPDQEIVAVERPVVPAARYASMGVAAPVGVPDFTVAAEKSVEAVVHVMTKANVSGNGYSQNNPFYDFFFGPRGGTMPDRSPVMGSGSGVIISEDGYIITNNHVIDNADEIEVILNDRRSYTATLVGTDPTTDIALLKIEEKGLVFLTYGSSDDLRIGEWVLAVGNPFNLTSTVTAGIVSAKSRSINILANRNQPMGIESFIQTDAAVNPGNSGGALVNTRGELIGINTAIASQTGSYAGYSFAVPVGIAQKVVADLMEFGEVQRAFIGVQIVGVTAEIAEQYDLDKVEGVYVSAVTVNGGADAAGVKEGDVIISIDDVKVNTNSELIEQVSQHRPGDKVHLVVKRGGKRKQFTVVLRNSYGSTDLVKEKEGISDLLGAELRKLTDQEKAKLGIDYGMKIVKLKTGKLKQSGVGEEFIILKANREPISSVKDLKNVIASTDGGLFITGVYPNGQVAYYAINLQD